A genomic region of Miscanthus floridulus cultivar M001 chromosome 3, ASM1932011v1, whole genome shotgun sequence contains the following coding sequences:
- the LOC136546705 gene encoding endochitinase A-like, which produces MPAGDNPHSISEKKAALRESPKQPNNVVNEQPTTSPFPKDKVAATVGIKRPQPYGPLSPTNHHTLGNPGANGHLVYVRRRVETDQSKGGTSAHGESASSTSLKKAVTGSLQSQELILKHQNNTSHTQCAPRSASPAAAAATPSPALQSAVLPAHHPFGKQSPGKVAAQPANDVTTSLSPSNVVSSSAVLQSSVAANLAPSSVSAANTASCAPGTNAASSDAISATTLAPNQAPPSRSNQDRSERFLCLQAFLRHNEQSDQEEYLHKLRSLSPVGRSRHAFELEKRAANLLIEEGKELQKMKVLNVLGKLVTPSLPNQPPSVMHLPFTAHR; this is translated from the exons ATGCCTGCTGGTGACAACCCGCACTCAATTTCAGAGAAAAAGGCAGCATTGAGGGAGTCTCCAAAACAGCCCAACAATGTTGTTAATGAGCAACCCACAACTTCTCCTTTTCCTAAAGACAAAGTTGCTGCTACAGTTGGCATAAAGCGACCACAACCTTATGGCCCCTTGAGTCCGACCAACCATCACACGCTGGGCAATCCAGGGGCAAATGGCCATCTTGTGTATGTGCGAAGGAGGGTTGAAACTGATCAAAGCAAAGGGGGTACTTCTGCCCACGGGGAAAGTGCCAGTTCTACAAGCTTGAAGAAAGCTGTTACAGGCAGCTTGCAGTCACAGGAACTGATTCTGAAGCATCAAAACAATACATCTCACACCCAGTGTGCTCCCCGATCTGCATCtccagctgcagctgcagctacacCCTCCCCTGCTTTGCAATCTGCAGTTTTGCCTGCTCACCATCCTTTTGGGAAGCAATCTCCAGGAAAGGTTGCTGCCCAGCCAGCTAATGATGTGACCACTAGTTTGTCACCTAGCAATGTGGTGTCCTCTTCTGCAGTGCTTCAAAGCTCTGTAGCTGCTAACTTAGCACCTAGCAGTGTTTCGGCTGCTAACACAGCATCTTGTGCTCCGGGTACCAATGCTGCATCTAGTGACGCTATATCTGCTACTACTTTAGCACCTAATCAGGCTCCACCATCAAGAAGCAATCAAGATCGGAGTGAAAGATTTCTTTGTCTGCAGGCGTTCTTGAGACATAATGAGCAATCAGACCAGGAAGAATACTTACACA AGCTTCGGTCATTGTCACCTGTTGGACGAAGTAGGCATGCCTTTGAGCTGGAGAAACGGGCAGCCAATCTATTGATCGAGGAAG GGAAGGAATTGCAGAAGATGAAAGTTCTGAATGTACTGGGCAAACTTGTCACCCCATCACTTCCAAACCAGCCCCCTTCTGTCATGCATCTGCCGTTCACAGCCCATCGATGA
- the LOC136542222 gene encoding protein NLP1-like, with protein sequence MTRRDASGVCNSSEGRVTCICMEEGGDPQLPSISVPRTTSEGAGAVDLDLLEQLLSGDNGWLEVVSRSPNSVAFSPPSAFVSADATATTVTTTTAAPAANASWWIQTGDASPSSLRERFSQALSYIRDTQSDGDVLVQLWVPVNRDDGKLVLTTSGQPFTLDHRSDSLIRFREVSTKYQFSADVNSGDTPGLPGRVFIGRLPEWSPDIRYFTSYEYPRVRDAQYLDVHGTMGLPVFEKGSYNCLGVIELIMTRQKLNFTSELNTICSALQAVNLRSTEVSSIPRIKFSTASYKDALPEILEVLRAACLTHKLPLAQTWVTCAQQGKRGSRHSDENYRYCISTIDEACFVNEAEMRGFHEACSEHHLLRGEGVAGKAFTTNQPCFLPDIGSSTKLEYPLSHHAKIFKLKGAVAIRLRCTRTGTADFVLEFFLPTDCEALEEQKTVLDSLSGTVRSVCQTLRVVTDREMEDEAVLEMNELNSFTPQGKDKVELLSFGGNSADRRGEASWTSLARTSQQESELAALRMHGMFSPGGQGPSPSGVHATAEGSKAKRRTKAEKTVSLQVLRQYFAGSLKDAARSLGVCPTTLKRICRQHGITCWPSRKIKKVDHSLRKLQQIIDSVHGAETAFQLNTLYKDLTNTSISSDNNLSGSVTVPPTNQSNLTDFNKHQPHKSSSNVPSTSHSHSSCSHSSKSSPSCSGGATKHAQQGIIDLMKSENPVKDSSIQTLQTENPSLYEHFSVHEAPIDLLQDVTEKANGGHHSSRSPSSPNPKQNTDANMRVKATFGSEKVRFRLNPECNFQELKHEIAKRLSIVDTNHLVLKYLDDDSEWVLMTCDADLQECFHVYKLADIQTIKISVHLAISPATRVTTGHTGLS encoded by the exons ATGACAAGAAGGGATGCGTCAGGCGTGTGTAACA GTTCTGAAGGGAGAGTTACCTGCATCTGCATGGAAGAGGGAGGAGACCCGCAGCTTCCGAGCATCTCCGTGCCACGCACCACGTCTGAAGGCGCGGGGGCCGTCGACTTGGATCTCCTTGAGCAGCTACTGTCCGGCGACAACGGCTGGCTCGAGGTGGTCTCACGCTCGCCCAACTCGGTAGCGTTTTCTCCACCCTCGGCCTTCGTCTCGGCTGACGCGACAGCCACCAcagtgacgacgacgacggcggcgccggcCGCGAACGCCAGCTGGTGGATTCAGACGGGTGACGCGAGCCCCTCCTCCTTGCGGGAGCGGTTCAGCCAGGCCCTGTCCTACATCCGGGACACGCAGAGCGACGGCGACGTCCTCGTGCAGCTCTGGGTGCCGGTCAACCGCGATGACGGGAAGCTGGTGCTGACCACCAGCGGTCAGCCGTTCACGCTCGACCACCGCTCCGACAGCCTCATCCGCTTCAGGGAGGTGTCCACCAAGTACCAGTTCTCGGCCGACGTTAATTCAGGGGACACGCCGGGGCTGCCAGGGAGGGTCTTCATCGGCAGGCTCCCTGAGTGGTCGCCGGACATCAGGTACTTCACCAGCTACGAGTATCCCAGGGTAAGGGATGCACAGTACCTCGATGTCCACGGCACCATGGGGCTGCCAGTGTTCGAGAAAGGAAGCTACAATTGCCTGGGCGTCATCGAGCTGATCATGACAAGGCAGAAGCTCAACTTCACCTCTGAGCTCAACACCATCTGCAGTGCTCTCCAG GCAGTTAATCTCAGAAGTACAGAAGTTTCGAGCATTCCACGCATAAAG TTCAGCACTGCTTCCTACAAAGATGCTTTACCAGAGATACTGGAGGTCCTGAGAGCAGCCTGCCTGACCCACAAGCTGCCATTAGCTCAGACATGGGTCACATGTGCTCAACAAGGGAAAAGAGGCAGCCGACATTCCGACGAGAACTACAGGTACTGCATTTCCACCATTGACGAAGCATGCTTTGTGAATGAAGCTGAGATGCGGGGCTTCCATGAGGCCTGCTCCGAGCACCACCTGCTGCGTGGGGAGGGGGTGGCAGGGAAGGCCTTCACAACAAACCAGCCATGCTTCTTGCCGGACATTGGATCCTCAACTAAATTGGAATACCCCTTGTCTCACCATGCCAAGATCTTCAAGTTAAAAGGTGCAGTGGCGATCCGACTGCGGTGCACACGCACTGGGACAGCAGACTTCGTGCTGGAATTCTTTCTGCCAACAGATTGTGAAGCACTGGAGGAGCAGAAGACAGTGCTGGACTCCTTGTCAGGCACCGTGCGAAGTGTTTGCCAGACTCTACGTGTGGTCACCGATAGAGAGATGGAAGACGAAGCAGTGCTGGAAATGAACGAGCTGAACTCATTTACTCCTCAGGGGAAGGACAAAGTTGAGTTGTTGTCCTTTGGAGGCAATTCAGCAGATCGTAGAGGAGAGGCCTCTTGGACAAGTCTGGCAAGAACTTCACAGCAAGAATCTGAGTTAGCTGCATTGCGGATGCATGGAATGTTCTCACCTGGGGGGCAGGGTCCATCTCCATCTGGTGTTCACGCAACTGCTGAAGGCAGCAAGGCAAAAAGGCGTACAAAGGCCGAGAAGACCGTTAGTTTGCAGGTTCTTCGGCAGTACTTCGCTGGTAGCCTGAAAGATGCAGCAAGGAGCCTTGGAG TGTGCCCTACGACCCTCAAAAGAATATGCAGGCAGCATGGTATAACCTGCTGGCCATCCCGAAAGATCAAGAAGGTAGACCACTCTCTAAGAAAGCTTCAACAGATCATTGATTCGGTTCATGGAGCAGAGACAGCTTTCCAGCTAAACACCCTGTACAAGGATCTCACAAACACCTCAATCTCATCTGACAACAATTTGTCAGGAAGTGTCACGGTTCCTCCAACTAACCAGAGCAATCTCACCGACTTCAACAAGCACCAACCCCACAAGTCAAGTAGCAATGTGCCATCAACTTCACACTCACACTCTTCTTGCAGCCACAGTTCTAAGTCAAGCCCCTCATGTAGCGGTGGTGCAACAAAACATGCACAACAGGGTATAATTGATCTGATGAAGTCAGAAAATCCTGTGAAAGACAGCTCTATTCAGACTCTGCAAACAGAAAACCCTTCATTATATGAGCATTTCTCAGTTCATGAGGCTCCAATTGATCTTCTACAGGATGTTACTGAAAAGGCTAATGGTGGACATCATTCTTCTCGAAGCCCATCGTCCCCCAACCCTAAGCAGAACACAGATGCAAATATGAGAGTAAAGGCAACATTTGGCTCGGAAAAGGTAAGATTCAGACTGAATCCAGAGTGCAATTTTCAAGAACTGAAGCATGAAATAGCAAAACGTTTGAGTATAGTAGACACAAACCACTTGGTTTTAAAGTACTTGGATGATGATTCAGAATGGGTCTTGATGACATGCGATGCAGATCTACAGGAGTGCTTTCATGTATACAAACTAGCAGATATCCAAACAATCAAAATTTCAGTTCATTTAGCTATTAGTCCAGCTACAAGGGTCACAACTGGTCACACTGGTTTGTCATGA
- the LOC136542223 gene encoding U11/U12 small nuclear ribonucleoprotein 31 kDa protein-like: MSRRRRGGSDSDGEDDSFLYRYPLPSAAASASASAGGGCKPRGGGGGSGGLAPSKSTVYVSNLDFALTNSDLHLLFSRFGRVARVTVLKDRESRRSRGVAFVLFVNREDAAAAAAEMHGKVLNGRTLSASIAADNGRAAEFIRRRVYRDKSRCYECGEEGHLSYECPRNQLGPRERPAPSKKSRRGGGGGGSGGRGRGRGGEADWHSDDDEDAAAAAAFEDDRWASVVDTRGEEEKAAGKEEGKGKGKAARKEKKKGYFSDESDEDDD; encoded by the coding sequence ATGtctcgccggcggcgaggaggCTCCGACTCCGAcggcgaggacgacagcttcctCTACCGCTACCCgctcccctccgccgccgcctcagcAAGCGCCTCCGCGGGAGGCGGCTGCAAGCcaaggggcgggggcgggggctcgGGCGGTCTGGCGCCGTCCAAATCCACCGTCTACGTGTCCAACCTGGACTTCGCGCTCACCAACTCCGACCTCCACCTCCTCTTCTCCCGATTCGGCCGCGTCGCGCGCGTCACCGTCCTCAAGGACCGTGAATCCCGCCGCAGCCGCGGCGTCGCCTTCGTCCTCTTCGTCAACCgggaggacgccgccgccgcggccgccgagaTGCACGGCAAGGTGCTCAATGGGCGCACGCTCTCCGCCTCCATCGCCGCCGACAACGGCCGCGCCGCGGAGTTCATCCGCCGCCGCGTGTATCGGGACAAGTCGCGGTGCTACGAGTGCGGCGAGGAGGGCCACCTATCCTACGAGTGCCCCCGCAACCAGCTCGGGCCCCGCGAGAGGCCCGCACCGTCTAAGAAGTCGCgccgcggtggtggtggtgggggcagtggcgggcgtgggcgcggtcgCGGGGGCGAGGCTGATTGGCATTCGGATGACGATGAGGATGCTGCTGCCGCCGCGGCGTTCGAGGACGACAGGTGGGCGTCGGTAGTGGATACCAGGGGAGAGGAGGAGAAGGCGGCTGGGAAGGAAGagggaaagggaaagggaaaggcggcaaggaaggagaagaagaaaggctACTTCAGCGACGAGAGTGACGAGGACGACGACTAA
- the LOC136542224 gene encoding uncharacterized protein, with amino-acid sequence MATEASRRFRFQVEMHCRCIGCVRKVEKAMAFIGSFSGVETSVGDVNSGIITVVGKVNPTEICHWLKRKTKKNVKVVYPDTPIEDHKQKMILVLGSSSQGGHPTPSAPPLQDDMPWALVPSGVQPDHESLHFIEEKIRGLEKIRDELKIKKLQNELIVAKSELKQSMRVINGSKKVLLDSALNQLKAYKNLEALSQ; translated from the exons ATGGCGACA GAGGCGTCCAGGCGATTCAGGTTCCAGGTTGAGATGCACTGCCGCTGCATTGGATGCGTCAGGAAGGTGGAGAAGGCCATGGCGTTCATTGGGAGCTTCAGTG GAGTTGAAACTTCTGTGGGGGATGTTAACAGTGGGATTATCACGGTGGTTGGAAAGGTGAACCCAACTGAGATTTGCCACTGGCTGAAGAGGAAGACGAAGAAAAATGTCAAAGTTGTGTACCCTGATACTCCAATTGAGGATCACAAACAG AAAATGATATTGGTTCTAGGAAGCAGTTCACAAGGTGGGCACCCTACACCCTCTGCTCCACCTTTACAAGATGACATGCCCTGGGCTTTGGTACCATCAGGAGTTCAACCAGACCATGAGAGCCTACATTTCATTGAGGAGAAGATCAGGGGCCTCGAAAAGATCAGGGATGAGCTGAAGATCAAGAAACTGCAAAACGAGCTGATTGTAGCCAAGAGTGAGCTCAAACAGTCAATGAGAGTGATCAATGGCAGTAAGAAGGTTTTGCTGGATAGTGCTTTGAATCAGCTCAAAGCATACAAGAACCTAGAGGCACTTAGTCAGTAA
- the LOC136542226 gene encoding uncharacterized protein, producing the protein MSVAKRYVLRLFISLKYVTANVVDRQSGRIVTTASTAERPLRDGLECGRACNAKAAAAVGEVLAMRLKVDGLAREPIYANAEKEVAKKGFKNQTKVWAILNALRSHGVNLHIDDDGDHRPHV; encoded by the coding sequence ATGTCCGTCGCCAAGCGCTACGTGCTGCGCCTCTTCATCTCGCTCAAGTACGTCACGGCGAACGTGGTGGACCGGCAGAGCGGCCGCATCGTGACGACCGCCTCGACCGCGGAGCGGCCCCTGCGAGACGGGCTGGAGTGCGGCCGCGCCTGCAACGCAAAGGCGGCTGCTGCCGTCGGCGAGGTGCTCGCCATGCGCCTCAAGGTGGACGGCCTCGCGCGGGAGCCCATATACGCCAACGCGGAGAAAGAGGTCGCGAAGAAAGGGTTCAAGAACCAGACCAAGGTCTGGGCCATCCTCAATGCGCTGCGCAGTCACGGGGTCAACCTCCACATCGACGACGATGGCGACCACAGGCCGCACGTCTGA
- the LOC136544296 gene encoding peroxidase 45-like, giving the protein MNGASQLNDTCSSNPNALAFLDPSPVGFHNAFYHVLYSDMRSRSTVDYYVSNQGAFFGDFVAAMTKLERIGVNMPATGGEIRRDCGVPN; this is encoded by the coding sequence ATGAACGGCGCGTCGCAGTTGAACGACACCTGCAGCTCCAACCCCAACGCCTTAGCCTTTctcgacccctcgccggtggGCTTCCACAACGCCTTCTACCATGTGCTCTACTCGGACATGAGGTCGCGCAGCACGGTCGACTACTACGTGTCCaaccagggtgccttcttcggtgatttcgtggcggcgatgaccaagctcgaGAGGATCGGGGTCAACATGCCGGCCACCGGTggcgagatacgccgggactgtgGGGTCCCGAACTAG